The Dasypus novemcinctus isolate mDasNov1 unplaced genomic scaffold, mDasNov1.1.hap2 scaffold_254, whole genome shotgun sequence genome contains a region encoding:
- the LOC131272942 gene encoding transport and Golgi organization protein 1 homolog has translation MDENAEIAQKISILEQKTSEFKKCIKETKREFNVLSDEANKFKDNIKTLNGSNEMLNQSIEITRVALIFKRNEEIKNQILMQQQIEGRKEHSELLEKIKYLENKQKDMEKAMTEKDNTIAALTNCIAQLNESYESEFEDKNLGVNEVLTDVNRKMEIPATQMMDVSQTKAAISAPEDDLEKLQFRLGSMTTTKCNLEEYLKQLEDECNALRSVKHAKEEECKTLSMKLEIFDEIYAQRKMSAEKKLEHEEHKQQKTQKELSAAEEKNSLAMEEVENYKKIIEEMEKKLQQAESSFKQEIALYEKKEHDNWIRIQDLERAMVEETRAAAYLRCRLEKNQNKKAQEKCGIKAPMLGRTDMQNPPCRGPGAAPVKNNNSRSSFPAKMMEEGKDNMAASGPPPFQGSPFMPYPMGGPPPPRMGYWWPPPPWWLHPRPPPPPFGPSF, from the exons ATGGACGAAAATGCTGAAATTGCCCAAAAAATATCCATTTTGGAGCAGAag ACCAGTGAATTCAAGAAATGCATAAAAGAAACCAAGAGGGAATTTAATGTTCTTTCTGATGAGGCAAATAAATTTAAG GATAACATCAAAACACTTAACGGGAGTAATGAAATGCTGAATCAGAGCATTGAAATTACACGTGTGGCCTTGATTTTtaagagaaatgaggaaataaaaaatcagatcTTG ATGCAGCAACAAATTGAAGGTAGAAAGGAGCACTCTGAGCTCCTTGAAAAAATCAAGTACctggaaaacaaacagaaagacatggaaaAAGCTATGACTGAGAAAGACAATACTATTGCT gcTTTGACTAATTGTATTGCACAGTTGAATGAGTCATATGAATCTGAATTTGAGGACAAAAATCTTGGCGTTAATGAAGTCCTGACAG ATGTgaatagaaagatggaaattccAGCGACACAGATGATGGATGTCTCCCAG ACAAAAGCAGCAATATCAGCACCTGAGGATGACCTGGAAAAATTACAGTTTAGACTGGGATCCATGACGACTACTAAATGTAACCTGGAGG aATATCTAAAGCAACTGGAAGATGAATGCAATGCTTTGAGGTCTGTGAAACATGCCAAGGAAGAGGAATGCAAAACCCTAAGCATGAAATTAGAGATTTTTGATGAAATCTATGCACAGAGAAAGATGTCTGCAGAAAA GAAACTTGAGCATGAAGAGCACAAGCAGCAGAAAACCCAGAAGGAGCTGTCAGCTGcagaggaaaaaaacagtttGGCTATGGAGGAAGTAGAGAATTACAA gaaaataattgaagaaatggagaaaaaactaCAGCAAGCAGAGAGCTCATTCAAACAAGAG aTTGCTCTTTATGAGAAGAAGGAACATGACAACTGG ATCAGAATTCAGGATCTAGAGAGAGCGATGGTCgaggagaccagagcagctgcCTACTTGAGATGCAG attggaaaaaaatcaaaataagaagGCACAAGAAAAATGTGGCATTAAGGCCCCAATGCTGGGAAGAACTGACATGCAAAACCCTCCGTGCAGAG GACCTGGTGCAGCTCCCGTGAAGAACAACAACTCCAGAAGCTCATTCCCTGCCAAGATGATGGAAGAAGGCAAG GATAATATGGCTGCAAGTGGGCCCCCTCCTTTCCAAGGATCACCCTTCATGCcctaccccatgggaggcccTCCACCACCACGAATGGGCTATTGGTGGCCTCCTCCACCCTGGTGGCTTCACCCACGGCCTCCACCTCCTCCATTTG GACCATCATTTTGA